Proteins found in one Primulina eburnea isolate SZY01 chromosome 16, ASM2296580v1, whole genome shotgun sequence genomic segment:
- the LOC140817344 gene encoding protein neprosin-like, translating to MLLALVRGVKFGKSMEMVFCCSDHRRRQNQCTRIQTLLFRGKRYKNPTKMASSCCKISPIISFFVLFLLFVSFVQSARFNETEQSFRPEKESKKLKFIRAHLARINKPSVKTIQSPDGDTIDCVLEDKQPAFDHPELKGQKPLDPPERPKGYATTTRIFEENFQIWSISNEFCPEGTIPIRRTTEQDVLRASSIRRFGTKIRKPIRRDSSSGGHEHAVGYVTGDAYYGAKASLNVWAPRVANQYEFSLSQIWVISGSFGDDLNTIEAGWQVSPELYGDNYPRFFTYWTNDAYQATGCYNLLCSGFVQTNSRIAIGAAISPISSYSAGQFDISLLVWKDPKHGNWWLEFGNGILVGYWPSFLFTHLRDHASMIQFGGEVVNSQISGQHTSTQMGSGHFAGEGFGRASYFRNLQVVDWDNSLIPLSNLRVLADHPSCYDIQGGINRVWGNYFYYGGPGKNPRCP from the exons ATGTTACTTGCCTTGGTTCGAGGTGTGAAATTTGGAAAATCCATGGAGATGGTTTTCTGCTGTTCGGAtcacagaagaagacaaaatcAATGTACTCGAATACAGACACTTCTGTTCCGAGGGAAAAGATACAAAAATCCCACAAAAATGGCGTCTAGTTGCTGCAAGATCTCCCCAATCATTTCATTTTTCGTTCTTTTCTTGTTGTTTGTTTCCTTTGTTCAATCTGCTCGATTCAACGAGACTGAACAGAGTTTTCGGCCCGAGAAAGAGTCGAAGAAATTGAAGTTCATCAGAGCCCATTTGGCGAGAATCAATAAGCCTTCTGTCAAGACAATTCAG AGTCCTGATGGTGATACCATAGACTGTGTATTAGAAGACAAGCAACCAGCTTTTGATCATCCAGAATTAAAAGGCCAAAAACCGTTG GATCCACCCGAGAGGCCGAAAGGGTACGCCACCACCACACGAATCTTTGAAGAGAACTTTCAAATTTGGAGCATTTCCAATGAATTTTGCCCCGAAGGCACGATTCCGATTCGAAGAACGACTGAGCAAGATGTTTTGCGGGCAAGCTCGATTCGGAGATTCGGAACCAAAATTCGAAAACCAATTAGAAGGGATTCTTCCAGCGGGGGACACGAG CATGCAGTTGGGTACGTGACTGGTGATGCGTACTATGGAGCCAAAGCAAGTTTAAATGTGTGGGCGCCACGAGTTGCCAATCAATACGAATTTAGCTTGTCTCAAATTTGGGTCATCTCTGGTTCATTCGGCGATGATCTTAATACTATCGAGGCTGGCTGGCAG GTAAGTCCAGAGCTGTATGGGGACAATTATCCCAGATTCTTCACCTATTGGACT AACGATGCATATCAGGCCACGGGATGTTACAATCTGCTGTGCTCGGGCTTTGTTCAGACCAACAGCAGAATAGCAATTGGGGCTGCCATTTCCCCAATCTCTTCTTACAGTGCTGGCCAATTTGACATCAGCTTGCTGGTGTGGAAG gATCCAAAGCATGGGAATTGGTGGCTAGAGTTTGGCAATGGGATTTTGGTGGGTTATTGGCCATCATTTTTATTCACACATCTTAGGGATCATGCAAGCATGATCCAGTTCGGAGGCGAAGTTGTTAATAGTCAGATCTCGGGTCAGCACACGTCGACCCAAATGGGAAGCGGGCATTTCGCGGGAGAAGGGTTCGGGAGAGCATCGTATTTCCGCAACCTACAAGTTGTAGATTGGGATAATAGCTTGATTCCTTTGTCGAATCTTCGGGTTTTGGCGGATCATCCCAGTTGCTACGATATACAAGGGGGAATCAATCGAGTTTGgggtaattatttttattacggAGGGCCAGGGAAAAATCCAAGATGCCCTTGA